From the Mesotoga infera genome, the window CAACTTTGCGAGCAGAGTCGGAGATCTACTCTGGTTCAGTCCGTTGAAGGTCTTTCAGAAACTCTTCTTCCACACGCCGCTTGTGAAAATCTTTGTGGCCGCTTCGGACACTTATCATGACAAATACTGGTGGAAGAAGCACGGCGTTCGGATTTTCGAGGAGTGGAAGAAAGAGAACCCCTGGGGCCGTTTGTGGGACAACTACTAGCCGACTATACCATGGGAGGTATCCATGAAATCGGAATCACAGTCTTTTTCTGGGTCAAGTAGATTGAGAATGTCATTCATTGTACTTTTTGTTGCGCTCGTTCTCGGATACGTCTTCACTTCCGTTACTGTATGGACTACCGATAGCAGATTTCTGACCATCTCAAGATATTCGAGAGTTAGTATACACAGAGATCTTGTGTTGGGAAAGGGCACTGCACCCGAGCAATATCGAATAG encodes:
- a CDS encoding DUF362 domain-containing protein codes for the protein NFASRVGDLLWFSPLKVFQKLFFHTPLVKIFVAASDTYHDKYWWKKHGVRIFEEWKKENPWGRLWDNY